The proteins below are encoded in one region of Ricinus communis isolate WT05 ecotype wild-type chromosome 6, ASM1957865v1, whole genome shotgun sequence:
- the LOC8286512 gene encoding probable pectinesterase/pectinesterase inhibitor 46, with amino-acid sequence MSSFKAYGKVDEAEQATLEARRRTRKRITIISLSSILLAAIVVAAVVGTHASGGNSNNGGDQAKPISTSVKAVCDVTLYKDSCYSSLAPFAKPNNLQPEELFKLSIQVALDEISKASQYFINNGQFLGGLNDNNMINAALKDCQDLLDLAIDRLNSSLSSANDVSLIDVADDFRSWLSAAGSYQQTCIDGLKEANLKSTAQNYYLKNTTELTSNSLAIITWIYKIASSVKMRRLMSYAEHDKVNLPRWLHQNDRKLLQSNDLKKKANAVVAKDGSGKYKTISDALKAVPDKSKKRFIIYVKKGIYTENVRVEKPKWNVVIVGDGMNATIVSGSLNFVDGTPTFSTATFAVFGKGFIARDMGFRNTAGPIKHQAVALMSTADMSVFYRCSFDAFQDTLYAHSNRQFYRECNIYGTVDFIFGNSAVVIQNCNILPRRTMPGQKNTITAQGRFDPNQNTGISIQNCTILPFDNLTSIQTFLGRPWKNYSTTVYMHSMMGSLIDPSGWLPWTGNTAPPTIFYAEFQNFGPGSSTKNRVKWKGLKNITYKLASKFTANAFLQGDKWIPESGVSYKPGL; translated from the exons TCGAGGCTCGTCGAAGAACCAGAAAGAGAATTACCATCATTAGCCTTTCCTCGATATTACTGGCAGCCATTGTAGTTGCAGCCGTTGTAGGGACTCATGCTTCTGGTGGCAATTCCAACAATGGTGGTGACCAAGCAAAGCCAATTTCTACATCAGTCAAGGCAGTGTGTGATGTTACCTTGTATAAAGATTCTTGTTACAGCAGTCTCGCTCCTTTCGCTAAACCTAACAATCTTCAACCTGAAGAGCTGTTCAAGTTGTCAATCCAAGTGGCCCTGGATGAGATTTCGAAAGCCTCTCAATATTTCATCAATAATGGTCAGTTCCTTGGTGGCCTCAATGATAATAACATGATAAATGCAGCCTTAAAAGATTGCCAAGATCTTCTGGATTTGGCTATTGACCGTTTAAATAGTTCATTATCCTCCGCTAATGATGTCTCTTTGATTGATGTTGCGGATGATTTCAGAAGTTGGCTAAGTGCTGCTGGTTCTTACCAACAAACGTGCATTGATGGGCTAAAAGAGGCCAACTTGAAATCTACTGCTCAAAATTATTATCTCAAGAATACTACTGAGCTAACAAGCAATAGCCTGGCAATTATTACCTGGATTTACAAGATTGCAAGTTCAGTGAAGATGAGACGTTTAATGAGTTATGCTGAGCATGACAAAGTGAACTTGCCCAGGTGGCTGCACCAAAACGATCGTAAACTGCTTCAGAGTAAcgatttgaagaagaaggctAACGCTGTTGTGGCGAAAGATGGATCTGGGAAGTACAAAACAATTAGCGATGCTCTTAAAGCTGTTCCAGACAAAAGTAAGAAGAGGTTCATCATCTATGTGAAGAAAGGAATATACACTGAGAACGTCCGAGTCGAGAAACCGAAATGGAACGTTGTGATTGTCGGCGATGGAATGAATGCAACAATTGTCTCTGGAAGCCTGAACTTTGTGGATGGAACTCCCACATTCTCAACTGCAACATTTg CTGTCTTTGGCAAGGGCTTCATTGCAAGAGATATGGGATTCCGTAACACTGCCGGTCCTATCAAGCATCAGGCAGTGGCGCTGATGTCAACAGCTGACATGTCAGTCTTCTACAGGTGTAGTTTCGATGCATTTCAGGACACTCTCTATGCACATTCCAACCGCCAATTCTACCGCGAATGTAACATATACGGAACGGTTGATTTCATCTTTGGAAATTCAGCAGTTGTAATTCAAAACTGCAACATATTACCCAGAAGAACAATGCCTGGCCAGAAGAACACCATCACAGCCCAAGGAAGGTTTGACCCTAATCAAAATACTGGAATTTCAATCCAGAATTGCACTATTCTGCCTTTTGACAACTTGACTTCCATCCAAACGTTTCTTGGACGACCTTGGAAAAATTACTCAACTACTGTATATATGCACTCCATGATGGGAAGTTTGATTGATCCCAGTGGATGGTTGCCATGGACTGGCAATACAGCACCACCTACTATATTCTATGCTGAATTTCAGAATTTTGGACCTGGTTCTTCAACGAAAAATAGAGTCAAATGGAAGGGATTAAAGAACATTACCTATAAACTAGCTAGCAAATTTACTGCCAACGCATTCCTGCAGGGTGACAAGTGGATTCCAGAATCTGGCGTTAGCTATAAACCTGGTCTATGA